The Moorena producens PAL-8-15-08-1 genomic interval TTTCATCTTCCAGAATAATTTCCTGGGTGTAATAAATCAGCTTCCCTAAATGAGAAGAATGATAAAAGTATTCAGATTTTTTGTGGTTAGTGCAGTATTCATTAAAAGCAGCCAGAATTTCGTTGCGCAGTAAATACCTGGGTTCTGCAGTTTTTAACTGGCTGGTAAAGTGACGTAGATCGCTCTTTTCGTCACTTTCGAGAACATCCTGAATTAGGTTGAGCATTGAAACTCCCCAAATACAAGTCAACTATATTGAAACCAACAACCCTATAAAAAATTCCTCTAAAGAATAGTCATTCCCGCGCACTACCGATCAGGAATAAATATTCTTTTAGATATATGGACAAGGTTCTCGCAAAATAACTATTTTGGCACACACAAAGATTAAAGCATGTAAAGCTGCCCATACTTCTGCCGGATGTAGCGGATGAATGGATCGATGCGTAAAGCAGTACCAGTGACGCTCTTAATCAATTCAGCCGCTGTGTATTTGCAACCATGTTGGTAAATGTTGTCCTTCAACCAATTATGGAGCGTACTAAAGTTTCCTTGCTCAATTTTTGGTAGAATTTCAGTCTGTTCCATTACTGCGGCTTCAAAAAACTGGGCGCTCATCAAGTTACCCAAGGTGTAGCATTGGAACATTCCCCCAATCTGACCAGTGTACCAGTGAACATCTTGCAACACCCCGTCACTGTCATTCTGGGGAACAACCCCTAAATCTTCACGATAGCGTTCATTCCAGGCTTCCGGTAAATCCCTCACCTGCAGCCTACCCTCGAGCATCATCAGTTCTAAGTCAAAGCGGATCATGACGTGGAGATTGTAAGTCACTTCATCAGCATCCGTGCGGATTACAGACCGCTGCACCTTGTTGATTGCCTGATAAAAGGCATCGAGGGAAACATTACCCAGTTGGGAGGGGAAGTAGGATTGTACTTGGGGATAGAAAAATTTCCAGAAGCCCCGACTACGCCCAACAATATTTTCCCAAAGTCGGGACTGGCTCTCGTGGACACCCGAGGATGTCCCACAGGCAAGAGGAGTGCCTTCCAAATCTCGCCTAATTCCTTGCTCATAAAGACCATGACCCATTTCATGGATGCTGCTAAATAGAGCCTGACTCAGGTCATCTTCATCAACACGGGTCGTAATGCGCACATCACCGGTAGAGAAGTTGATCATAAATGGGTGATGGGTTTGATCTTGCCTTCCCCGCTCAAAGTCATACCCCATTTGCTTCATGACCTTGAGAGTCAAATCTAACTGTTGCTCTTCAGGATATCGTTGGTGTAAACAGTTGTCATCGGTGGGACTTTGGGTAGTAATAGCCTCGACAATTGGCACTAATTCCTCTCGCAACTGATAAAAAAGCCTCCGCAAAATAGAGACTTTCATCCCATAGTCAGCAAAGTCAATTAACGGGTCAGCGATATGTTCGTAACCTGGGAAAAAATAAGCCATTTCACGGCTGAGGTCAAGAGTTTTTTCCAAGTAAGGGCGCACTGCTGCAAAGTCGTTGGTGGCTCGTGCCTTTACCCAAACACTGTACGTTTCTGTCCGATGTTCAGAGAATTCTCCCATAAATTCCGCTGGCACCTGCACGGCTCTGTGGTAATTTTTTCTAGTGCAGCGGATTAGGCTAGCTTCGTCAGAAAAGTAAGGTAGAGTTTCTTCATAGGGGCGTAACCCTTCCAGGAGTTCGCCCATGGCTGGGTCAGTAAATTTACTATGGGCAATTTTTTGTAGAGTAGCCAGCTGACGTCCCCTAGCAGCTGCACCACCGGGAGGCATATAGGTGGCTTGATCCCAGTACAACAAAGATGCGGCTGCTTCTAAGTCGTTAATTTCACTAAGGCGTTTTTTGAGGTTGAGAAGTTTCGGTTGAGTTTTTTCGGTAGTCTGCATGATGCTAGATTGACACATTCAGGCTATTAGTTTAGGGTTACGGTATTTTGCCGAATAGTAAATGTACACCTGACGACCGAAAATAAAAATCTTACCCACAAAAATGTCCGATACTAATTAATCAGACAAGTGGGCTGAAAGCTAAGACCAAGTTGCGTTTTTCAAGTGCAATTTACTTGTCGGACAATGGCGAAATAACCAAGTCCTTATTTCCTCTCGTTACGATTTAAGCTGCAACTTGGTACGAGCACTCTGGTAAAGCTGAGTAACTGACTCAGATGCCAATGGCTATGAAAACGTCATACCCATAGCTGAGTGTTATAGCATAGTATACGAACTACTATTGTGCCATTTCTTAAGGACTTACTAGTATAGTGTAATCCCTTAAAACCAGACAATCGCTCTAGCTATTGGCACAGTGGTAAGTATTCCTACCGACTGAAGCTCACAGCCACTAGCTTGGAGCTTCCCCAATACTCGCCGAAAGTAGGATGTCACAGCGATGCAGCGCCTTCATGCGGGGGTTTCCCCCACTCGCGCTTTGCATCAAGACAAGGATTTGTTTGCACTCTCATTTGGATCAGGACTTATGCACCCTTTCCCTGTAGAACCTCTGTACATCTGAGGTGCGCTCTTACCATTAAGAATTAAATTCGCCACGGGTCACACCTGAAGTTCTGTGCTCCAAAGTTCGCTTTTGCCTATTATTTAATAACTTAATTCTTGGTTTCAGGGGCATAAGTCCTATGAATGCAAGCCTTTTAGCTTTTACCTTTTACCTTGAGCAAAGGCCATCCCAAGCGAGTTGGCTGTTCGTATATTCGTTTGAGGGTATTGATGTCTCTAGCAGAAATTGTCGGGGGATTGCGAACTTGGGAAAAGTATAGCGCATCAGTTTCTAAAGGAGAATGACCCCAAATACCTAGTGCATGACCCAGTTCGTGACGGGCAGTGGCAAGGGTGTAGTCAATGGATTGCTCAGGGGAGAGAAGTATGGTAAACTTATGTAATAATAAATTATCTACTATTTGCTCTGGCGCACTGATGGATTGCCCCAGGTAAAATTCATAGCTAGTAACGGCTGAGCGAGCGCGAGACCAATCAAAGGTTCCGGTCTCACGGTTCAAGGAAACTTTTAGAGGAGGGCGCGATCGCAAAATCGATATATCTGCTAATTCCTCCTGGTCAACTAGTTCTAGAGGCAAATAAACCCCCCATTCTGCCACCGCCTTTAGCACCGCATCAACCCATTGTTGGAAGCGCTGCTGCTTAGCATCAACCACAGGCGGTGGTTGGGGCTGTTGCACATAAACCTTGACGGGAAACTGAGACCAGATCAGATAACCTAAGGGAGTCCCCTTGATTTCAGAAAAATAATCACCGCTGCCGGTAGGGTCTTGCCACTGGGCAAGGGGAGTTGGTAGAGGGTGAGGCTTAGGAGCTGGTAGGGCAGGTGAGGTGACTGGCATCGAAGCCAGGATAGCAGAGGAGGCTTCTGTTAATCGGTTAAACTTTGGGTATAAACCGGCTGCGGTGCTGGACTGAATCAACATCACTAACAGACAAGTGACACCCCCTATTAACAGGGCTATCCATAGCTGCTGATTGTTTTTATACCACCTACTCCCCAAGGTTGAACACTAAATTATCTACTGATTTAACCAACCTGCACTTAAAATCACTGTCAAGCTCATAAAGGTAATCGCCAAGATCCAGGTCACCCGGTTCAGGGCTTTCTCGGCACTCTTGGTGCTGGTAAACAGCTGAGCTTGACCACCGATACCGCCAAGGCCATCTCCCTTGGGACTATGGAGCAAAACCAAAATAATCAGACCCAAGCCAGATAAAACCCAAATAATTTGCAGGATTTGATTAACCATTCTTTTGAAAATATTACGGGAATGAAAAGTTTTGAACTCTCCCTCGGTTAAAACCAAGGGGTTCTCAACTTCCTGTGTTATAGAGAAACTCGCACGGGTGTCCGATTATTACGGACTTCCAACTTAGCGGGTTGGATCATAGAACGCCCAGTCATTTCTTTTGGCTGGGGAAGTTGCAAGATTTCCAAGATGGTCGGGGCAATATCTGCCAGACATCCATCACAGCGCAATGCAACTTCTGTACCATGTCCAGGGATTTTTAATTTTTCCCCTTCTACTAGGATAAAGGGTACTGGGTTTGTCGTGTGAGCTGTCCAAGGATTACCTGTCTCATCGCGCATAGTCTCGGCGTTGCCGTGGTCAGCAGTAATCAGGGTAGTGCCACCAACTTTAATAATCCTATCAATTAAGCGTCCTATGCAGCGGTCTACGGTTTCCACTGCTTCTATGCAGGCTTCCACATTGCCAGTATGGCCCACCATATCAGTGTTGGCATAGTTAATCACTACCAGGGAGTAAATGCGTTTTTCGATGGCTGCGATCACTTCATCGGTCACTTCCGTAGCTGACATGGCTGGTGCTTTATCATAGGTTGGTACCATCGGACTTTGCACCAATTTCCGGTCTTCACCCTCGAAAGGAACTTCTAGACCACCATTAAAAAAGTAAGTGACGTGGGCGTATTTTTCTGTTTCCGCAGTTCGGAATTGGCGCAACCCATGCTGGGATATAACTTCCCCCAGAATATTAGTCAAGTTCTGAGGTTCAAAGGCGACCAATACCGGAAAACTGGGGTCATACTGGGTAAAGGTGGCAAAGGTTAGGGGTTTGATCTGTTCCCGCTCAAAGCCATCAAAGTTAGGATCCACGAAGGCTTGGGTCAGCTGTCTGGCTCTGTCTGGACGGAAGTTAAAGAAAATTACTCCATCTCCTGCTGTCACAGCTCCAGGAGTAAGCCGTGTGGGCAAGATAAATTCGTCAGTAATCTCTGACTCATAAGACTCCTTGAGGAATTGTACTGCTGAGATAGCATTTCCAGGACCATCCTGAGTCATGACTTCATAGGCTTTTGAAATCCTTTCCCAGCGTCGGTCTCGATCCATGGCGTAGTAGCGACCACTAATGGTGGCTATGCATCCAATGCCAACTTGATCAATATAATCTTGAATTTTTTGAATTGCTTCAATGCCGTCGGTCGGTTTAGTATCACGACCATCGGTAATCGCGTGGATATAGACCTCAGATAGATTTTGGGCTTTGGCTAGCGCTAGCAATCCTAGGAGGTGATTGAGATGGGAGTGTACCCCACCCTCAGAACACAAACCCACGATGTGCATCTTCCCACCCCGAGATTTAACCTCTCGGCATGCTTGCACAATAGCTTGGTTATCGTTTAAAGTGCCATTTTCCACCGCATCAGAGATGCGCACAAGTTCTTGAGGCACCACACGCCCAGCACCTATATTCAAGTGCCCCACTTCCGAATTGCCCATTTGACCCTCTGGGAGTCCCACGTCCTTTCCAGAGGTGCGAATTAATGTACTCGGATAGGCCGCCCAGAGGCTGTCCATTACAGGGGTTTCTGCTAGGGCTATCCCATTGGCATCAGTTACTTCGCGGTAACCCCAACCGTCTAAGATAACTAGCACCACAGGAGAAACAGGTGCTTGCCTCATCATATCGCCTTTTATCCTACTCTTAATTTCACCGCGATCATATCATTCAAAATCCGCATATTCATGATAAATTTCGATTTTTATTAGGTTTCGGCTGGCAGAGTCAGGATAATGCTTAAATCTGGTCTTAGCACAAGTTTTGAGTCCCACAAGCTAATAGGAATTTATACTCGCAAATCAGGGCAAACCCATCTAAATTATAAAAGCCTTACTCAGACAAAATTGGAAAATTCATAAGCAAAATTACTTATCGTATGAGTTTCATATCGAGTAGGCATTTTAAAATAAGATGGGTTTGCCCTGACTCGGAAATTAAGCTTTGTATGCAATTAATTAGGCGTGCCGGTGCATGTTTGGCTCACGGCTACTGACAGCCTACAGTTACAAGTAACAGAGGTGTGGAAAGGTTACAGAAACTCATTTATCTCAACATTCCTATAAAATTGATATGTTAATGGTCATGCTTATGACTGTGCGATCGCATTTCCCGATATGACTGCCAATCTAACTTCTCCAGAGTCCAGCCCCAGTTTGATTTCCCCTACCATTTCTCGACCACAGACCGTAGACTCTTTAGGGACTACTTCCCCTCTGAAACTGGGAGTGATGGCTTCCGGAAGTGGGAGTAACTTTGAAGCGATAGCTAGTGCGATCGCTAACGGCCAACTCAATGCCCAAATTCAAGTACTCATTTACAATAATCCAGGCATTAAAGCATTAGCTAGAGCTGAAAAATACGGGATTCCAGCAGTCCTACATAATCACCGGCACACCAAAAAACGGGAAGATTTCGATCAACAAATTGTCGAAACTTTACGACAGTATGAGGTGGAGTGGGTCGTGATGGCTGGTTGGATGCGAGTGGTGACACAGGTACTCCTAGACGCTTTTCCTAATCGGATTCTCAATATCCATCCCAGCGTATTACCTAGTTTCAAAGGTGTGCGGGCGGTGGAACAAGCCCTTGAGGCTGGGGTAAAAATTACAGGGTGTACGGTTCACCTGGTAAGTCTAGATGTTGACAGTGGTCCCATCCTTTTCCAGGCAGCTGTTCCTGTGCTACCCCATGATACCTCAGAAACCCTCCATGCCCGGATTCAAGTCCAAGAACATCGGATTATAGTCGATGCGATCGCATTAATCAATTCTTAATTGTTATTTAGCAAAGGGAGTAGGGAGTAGGGAGTAGGGAGTAGGGAGTAGGGAGTAGGGAGTAGGGAGTAGGGAGTAGGGAGTAGGGAGTAGGGAGTAGGGAGTAGGGAGTAGGGAACAGGGCATAAAAATTATCACAATTTATTGAGGATTATTATTTAATTTTTATTTAGTTGTTAATTTTTATTTAATTTTTAATTTTGGATTTTTAATTAAATTTAATAGTCTTTTATAGTCTATGTTGTATTTTCTAGATTACCCAATTTCCATACCAAGCTAGAGACAAAGTTGGTCACGATATGAGCTACAATTGGTACGAGTAAATTGTCTGTTGCTACCGCACTATACCCGAGAAGCAAACCAACAAGGGTTGCCCAAACTACATAGGGCCATTGTTGGATACCGCTTAGATGCAAAATCCCAAATAGCATACTGGAGGCTATGATACCGATAGCATTCAACCCTACTGCTGGCAACATGACACCCCGAAACAGTAATTCTTCACTCATACCAGGCAACAGTCCTAGCCACATTAAATCTGGTATGATTAGGGGCTTGAGAATTAACTTTAGGTATACTTCTGCACTCTGGCGATAAGCTGGCCAAAGACGATACACTAAGCCACTGGCTCCAGTAATTCCCAACCCCATGGCTAGTCCTATAAGTAGGGCATTGGGGGTAAATTTGATGGGGAGGAGAGTGAGCTTGCCTAGTTGCAGCCATAGCTTGGCAAAGATGAGTAAGACTACGGCAGTTATACCCATTGCCACTAGTACTTGGATGCGGGTTAGGGGTTCAAGTTCGGGATTATCGGGAATTTGTTTTGTCACAAAAATTTAAGCGACCCAGGGATGATAGGGATGGACTCAGAGCTTTAGGACTGATCCCAGCACGATGGCTAACCAGCAAGCCTAGAGCCTCTAAATATGAGTTTACTCGTATGGCTTTAATTCCCAAAGGTTCTGGAGGTACTTCCATGGTAGTTTGGTTTTCTTCAACGGCAATGATCTGGGTTTGCAGCTGGCTAAAGCTTAACATTGCACTACCACCACAGGCGGTTGCTGGTATGACAATCGCATCTACATCATCATCAGCCCAGATGTCCCCCGGTTTTGAGGAAATCCTTTGAGAATCTGGATTAGCAAGGGAAGAGGGAAAATTTTTTTGGTTGACCACAAATTGGGGAGCGCGACTCAATCCTACTAAAACACAGGGTAAGAAGGTATAGCCCAATTCCTCTGCTGCTGAACGAGGTGACAATTTAGGATCGATGGGTAAAGGCATCAATGCTGGTGCATGAGCACAGGGAATTTGAAAGGTCCGAACAATCAAGTGACTGATAATGGCTTCAGCACCAGCGAGGGGGTCTACCCCTCGACCATGACGGTAATCTTGCAATGCTTGACTATCAATGTCATCGGGAAAACGCACGACTACTGCGATCGCATTTGCTCCGGCTTGCTCAATCAAGACTTGGGCTGCTCGCAATAAACTATCGGGATTTCCAATTGTTCCCCAACTCGCTCCAGATGCTGCTGTGCGCAGTTCTACATTTAAGGGAGCATCTGTGACTACGTAGTCGGTTAGATTCAGTCCTAGGGTAGCTCTGGTGGCATCTGCTGCTTGTAGGTGTCTCAACCGTAGTTCTGGTTCAATCCCCTGATCCAGGAGTAATCCCACCCGGTTCTGATGTACAGGGCGTAATCCCCAGCATCCAGCGGCAAATTTGTCAAGGCCATAGCCTTCTACATAGAAGGCGTTGGGTAAGTTCCAGTACAACTGGGCACCATTGAGGACATTGGGATGGGTGATTAAGCGATCGCTAACTTGTGCGATCGCTCTAGCCACTGGCAAGGCATCCCCGGCATAGCCACCAATTGAGGCTCCTACACCAGTAGGAATAATTAAAACAACGGTATAGGGACGTTGATTCACTTACTATTGACTGATTTTGTTACAATCGCCTCTACCGTAGCTTTCTCCTGCTCAGGGTCTACATGAGTAACTGCCCAGCGCAGGGGTTCTCCCTGTTCTTGTAGTTCTGCTTCAATAGCTTGGTGCAGTTCCTTAGGGGACTCTTGGAGGTCAATTTCTGCAGTAATGAAATGGGTTGTCATGGTTTTCTCCCTAATTCTGATTAGGATAATCTAGCTATCCTAATCTATCTAACCATTACTTCTCGCTATTCGGCTAATGGTATTTGATTATATAGCAGCACTGACCTGATCACGGCTGACCAAACTGCCGGTCGTACACTTCATCTTCTTTTTCCGTGTCAAATTTGAGGTTAGAGCGGGGATAAGCTACACACAGCAGCACATACCCTTCTGCTTGGAGTTCTGGTCCTAAACCCATGCCATCGGCTTGGTCTACACTGCCTTCTCCTACTCGTTTAGCAGCGCAAGTGGTACAGACTCCAGCGGTGCAGGAACTGGGTAAATCTATCCCCGCCCCATGGCCAGCTTCAAGAATTTTTTGATCCTCTGGCACCTCTATAGTGTATGTGTTGCCTTTGTGATTAAATTCGACGGTGTAAGTCTTGGGCATTGTATCAGTTTCGAGCTTGATTCTCCCAATCCTATGAATAGGACAGGGAGGGTCACTGGCTTATTTTAGCGCTTTGTGGCATCCAAATTAAGCTGCTGCCTTCATTAGTCACTTGACTTGAGTACAAGGGACAACTCTCTATTAGAATTTGGCCTAATTGTCAATATCATGGTGATCTAATCCCAATTCTTAGGGCTCAGACCGCTACAGATCAATTTCAGATGGCCATCTGGCCATCTGCATCTGTCATCTTACCGCGAAGTCTAGTATTGACTAGAGAAGATTAGTCCTGACCTCATTGCTATAGCAAAGGGCAAAGGGAACAGCGGATCTCGGAACAGCGGATCTCGGAACAGGGAACAAGGAGTAGGGAGTAGGGAGTAGGGAACAAAAATTCTCACAATTCCTAAACGGATTGCTATAAACAGTATAATCAGATTCTTGATGAAGCGTTGTCAAAAGCTGAGTAGGGGATCTGTTTACTGTAATTTATTGGTTGATCAATCTTGTCGCCCACATTCCGCCGATGAATTTGTAGTATGCAAAGTTATACGCATTTCCTGTGTAGATTGGGGATTTTTTTGCGTATAAATACTGTTTTTTTAAAGTTATGTATTTTATAAAATAGACAGAAATCGTCATAATTAATAGTGACAATGTCAAGGGCATAATGTAGTTTTTACTTAGCAAGTATTTTTTGAATTATTCGCAGTTTATCGATATTATATGAATATAGGAATGGACAATGGTTTACTAAAAGCAATTTAAAGATTATACATCTGCGTAAAATAAACCTGAAACCCCAGGTCTGAGCTAAAAGCTAATTTACCCCAGAGGTCGATTAGACAAAGTTATCCCACCAATTTACTCAATTGTCCGGAAAGCTCTACGAAGCTTGAAACTAAATAGTTTGTGCCTAACTACTAATTGTTGGTTTAGGTTTGTTTAGGAAATAATTTCAAAATTTTACTCAGTGCTATCTACAATTTAATTAACTAATTAACTACAAAAAAATTAAAGAACTAAATAGTCTTTAATTTTCGGAGTGGGCTTCGATGGTCTTATTGATCTCAGTCTCTCCCCACCTCACTTTTATCAAGTTTTAATTTCAACTGCAGGAAAGTGAGTAAAGGGGAGATTTTGTGTCTATTTTTCCTTAGTAAATGAAAAAAATTAGCTTTTATTTAATAAACTAATGAATAACTGCACTAAAACAACAGGTAAAAGAAGAAGTGAACGCAATCGGAAACGTTCTAAAAGAAGAGCTATTTTCTGTCCAATTCATCGTTGCTACCTTGATAGCGCTAGTCAAAAATATCGGTTGTTTGCTGATCGAGCAGGACAACTAATCCAGCGTGGTGTTAAACAAAAATATGCCTTGATGCTGATCGCCAGTAACACCACAGTAGCTCTGGAAGGAGAGTGGCTAGAGGCTTTTTGGTGTAGTCAGTGCCAGTCAACCAACTGGTATCACTTGTGCAAGACAGGCGATCGCACCTATAAGGTATCTTTGGCTCCAGATCAGTTATGGCAACAGGTAACAGGGGTGATGGATCCTCAAGGAAACCCCTCAGTAGGAGAATTTACCCGTCGGCAGTCTAGAAGTGGTAGTTGTTGATGGTTTTCGGTGTGCGATTCTAGGGGTAAAATCCCAGATTTATTTTTGGTGTTGTTTATGACAAAATTTCACTGTTTATTTTGTAGATAATTTTACCGATGGAATTGAATTGATAATTTATTAGTTTAGGTCGTGCTAGCTTTTCAGGATTAGTTAATATGAGACAACCGGAGAAGTTTGCTAATATCGTATTGACATGTGCCATTACATTTTGTCTGGCGGTTCTTATTCATTCTACCTTTTTATCACCGCTTTCCCCGGAGCAGTTAACTAAGTATTATCTAGTTGCTGTTGCTGGCCTATTACTGTTTGGTTTTGCTTTATTAAAGTGGCGCGAAGAGACGAAAGTCAATTTTGCCCTCGCCCTGCTATCGATGGGTTTCGCTCTATATGTGCTAGAAGTGTTACTTTTTTTTGGAGTGGCAGGAGGGATTAGAAAACCAACAGAGGAACGAATACGACTTGAGGGAATTAAGCGAGCACAGCAAAGTGGTGTTCCCTTCGATAAGCGAACCAAATTGCAAGTTCTAATGGACCTCCGAAAAGAAGGCATTGAGGCTTATCCCGGTTTTCATGCTTTTTTTCTCAGGGGAACCGAGGGGGTGGATGTTGGCGAAGATCATATCTACCCATTGGGGGGGGTCTCAAATAAGTTAACCATACTTTGCAATGAATCAGGAGAGTGGTCTGTTTATCAGAGTGATGAACACGGATTTAATAATCCACCCGGCATTTACGAAAATCGAGCCCTGGATATGGTCTTGATCGGCGATTCGTTTACCCACGGGGCTTGTGTCAAGCCGGGGGAAGACATCGGTGGGCAACTCAGGCAACGGAACAGACAGCTCTTAAATCTAGGTAATATTGGTAATGGGCCATTGGCAGAGCTGGCCACCCTCAAAGAATATGGGGCACCCGTAAGACCTAGGATAGTACTATGGTTTTATTATGAAGAGAATGACATAGAAGGTCTGATCAGCGAGAAAAAATCTTCGTTTTTGTTGCAATATCTTGAAAGGGATTTTAGCCAAGGATTGCTGAAACGACAGCCGGAAATTGACCAATTTTTGGTGAACTACATTAAAAAGCAAGAAAAAAGTCAAGCATCTAGAAACAGGCTTTCCTATAAGTTCAGAAGTATCTCAAGGCTATATGATTTGCGTCGAGAGTTGAAGTTTATAATAAGCAAGCCGTCACCAAGGGAAGTGTCACAAAGCGAAGCCTCATCACTTCCTCTGTTCCGTAAGATACTGAGTGAGGCAAAAGATCAGGTAAATTCTTGGGACGGTCAGTTATATTTTGTTTACCTTCCCGCTTGGGACCGTTACGGCGGAACATCAAAAAAAGATAATTTACACTACCGAAACGACGTGTTGTCCTTAGTCGAAGAGCTAGAAATTCCGATTATTGACTTTCATGACGTAATTTCTACCCATCCCGATCCTTTG includes:
- a CDS encoding carboxypeptidase M32; its protein translation is MQTTEKTQPKLLNLKKRLSEINDLEAAASLLYWDQATYMPPGGAAARGRQLATLQKIAHSKFTDPAMGELLEGLRPYEETLPYFSDEASLIRCTRKNYHRAVQVPAEFMGEFSEHRTETYSVWVKARATNDFAAVRPYLEKTLDLSREMAYFFPGYEHIADPLIDFADYGMKVSILRRLFYQLREELVPIVEAITTQSPTDDNCLHQRYPEEQQLDLTLKVMKQMGYDFERGRQDQTHHPFMINFSTGDVRITTRVDEDDLSQALFSSIHEMGHGLYEQGIRRDLEGTPLACGTSSGVHESQSRLWENIVGRSRGFWKFFYPQVQSYFPSQLGNVSLDAFYQAINKVQRSVIRTDADEVTYNLHVMIRFDLELMMLEGRLQVRDLPEAWNERYREDLGVVPQNDSDGVLQDVHWYTGQIGGMFQCYTLGNLMSAQFFEAAVMEQTEILPKIEQGNFSTLHNWLKDNIYQHGCKYTAAELIKSVTGTALRIDPFIRYIRQKYGQLYML
- a CDS encoding peptidase — translated: MGSRWYKNNQQLWIALLIGGVTCLLVMLIQSSTAAGLYPKFNRLTEASSAILASMPVTSPALPAPKPHPLPTPLAQWQDPTGSGDYFSEIKGTPLGYLIWSQFPVKVYVQQPQPPPVVDAKQQRFQQWVDAVLKAVAEWGVYLPLELVDQEELADISILRSRPPLKVSLNRETGTFDWSRARSAVTSYEFYLGQSISAPEQIVDNLLLHKFTILLSPEQSIDYTLATARHELGHALGIWGHSPLETDALYFSQVRNPPTISARDINTLKRIYEQPTRLGWPLLKVKGKS
- the secG gene encoding preprotein translocase subunit SecG, which translates into the protein MVNQILQIIWVLSGLGLIILVLLHSPKGDGLGGIGGQAQLFTSTKSAEKALNRVTWILAITFMSLTVILSAGWLNQ
- the gpmI gene encoding 2,3-bisphosphoglycerate-independent phosphoglycerate mutase, which produces MRQAPVSPVVLVILDGWGYREVTDANGIALAETPVMDSLWAAYPSTLIRTSGKDVGLPEGQMGNSEVGHLNIGAGRVVPQELVRISDAVENGTLNDNQAIVQACREVKSRGGKMHIVGLCSEGGVHSHLNHLLGLLALAKAQNLSEVYIHAITDGRDTKPTDGIEAIQKIQDYIDQVGIGCIATISGRYYAMDRDRRWERISKAYEVMTQDGPGNAISAVQFLKESYESEITDEFILPTRLTPGAVTAGDGVIFFNFRPDRARQLTQAFVDPNFDGFEREQIKPLTFATFTQYDPSFPVLVAFEPQNLTNILGEVISQHGLRQFRTAETEKYAHVTYFFNGGLEVPFEGEDRKLVQSPMVPTYDKAPAMSATEVTDEVIAAIEKRIYSLVVINYANTDMVGHTGNVEACIEAVETVDRCIGRLIDRIIKVGGTTLITADHGNAETMRDETGNPWTAHTTNPVPFILVEGEKLKIPGHGTEVALRCDGCLADIAPTILEILQLPQPKEMTGRSMIQPAKLEVRNNRTPVRVSL
- the purN gene encoding phosphoribosylglycinamide formyltransferase — encoded protein: MTANLTSPESSPSLISPTISRPQTVDSLGTTSPLKLGVMASGSGSNFEAIASAIANGQLNAQIQVLIYNNPGIKALARAEKYGIPAVLHNHRHTKKREDFDQQIVETLRQYEVEWVVMAGWMRVVTQVLLDAFPNRILNIHPSVLPSFKGVRAVEQALEAGVKITGCTVHLVSLDVDSGPILFQAAVPVLPHDTSETLHARIQVQEHRIIVDAIALINS
- a CDS encoding CPBP family intramembrane glutamic endopeptidase, producing the protein MTKQIPDNPELEPLTRIQVLVAMGITAVVLLIFAKLWLQLGKLTLLPIKFTPNALLIGLAMGLGITGASGLVYRLWPAYRQSAEVYLKLILKPLIIPDLMWLGLLPGMSEELLFRGVMLPAVGLNAIGIIASSMLFGILHLSGIQQWPYVVWATLVGLLLGYSAVATDNLLVPIVAHIVTNFVSSLVWKLGNLENTT
- a CDS encoding DUF3326 domain-containing protein — translated: MNQRPYTVVLIIPTGVGASIGGYAGDALPVARAIAQVSDRLITHPNVLNGAQLYWNLPNAFYVEGYGLDKFAAGCWGLRPVHQNRVGLLLDQGIEPELRLRHLQAADATRATLGLNLTDYVVTDAPLNVELRTAASGASWGTIGNPDSLLRAAQVLIEQAGANAIAVVVRFPDDIDSQALQDYRHGRGVDPLAGAEAIISHLIVRTFQIPCAHAPALMPLPIDPKLSPRSAAEELGYTFLPCVLVGLSRAPQFVVNQKNFPSSLANPDSQRISSKPGDIWADDDVDAIVIPATACGGSAMLSFSQLQTQIIAVEENQTTMEVPPEPLGIKAIRVNSYLEALGLLVSHRAGISPKALSPSLSSLGRLNFCDKTNSR
- a CDS encoding 2Fe-2S iron-sulfur cluster-binding protein; translation: MPKTYTVEFNHKGNTYTIEVPEDQKILEAGHGAGIDLPSSCTAGVCTTCAAKRVGEGSVDQADGMGLGPELQAEGYVLLCVAYPRSNLKFDTEKEDEVYDRQFGQP